One window from the genome of Musa acuminata AAA Group cultivar baxijiao chromosome BXJ1-4, Cavendish_Baxijiao_AAA, whole genome shotgun sequence encodes:
- the LOC103981864 gene encoding protein SHORT HYPOCOTYL IN WHITE LIGHT 1 isoform X2, with protein MAASSVSVSFSSSRLRWPRPSSSHRRRDLLLRSLALPPSSRLSSPLPYASKRFSTYSQEAVAVVPDPRAWVGDLGGQSYGEDDDDDDDEDDRSLDLLARFLHSVFRKISRRARRAVRAMLPPAISTKLVGFSVNGVLILASLWILKAFLEVFQKAVSTNAII; from the exons ATGGCGGCTTCCTCTGTTTCcgtttctttctcctcttctcgCCTCCGATGGCCGCGCCCCTCCAGTAGCCACCGTCGCCGCGATCTCCTTCTTCGTTCGCTCGCTCTCCCTCCTTCCTCTCGGCTCTCTTCCCCTCTTCCGTATGCTTCCAAGAGGTTCTCCACTTATTCCCAG GAGGCAGTGGCTGTGGTTCCCGACCCTCGGGCGTGGGTTGGCGATCTCGGCGGCCAAAGTTATGGGgaggacgacgacgatgatgacgaTGAGGATGACAGGAGTTTGGATCTGCTCGCGAGGTTCCTACACAGTGTGTTCCGAAAGATCTCTCGACGGGCCAGAAGGGCCGTCCGGGCGATGCTGCCTCCTGCCATTTCCACTAAATTG GTGGGGTTCTCGGTCAACGGGGTACTGATACTGGCGTCCTTGTGGATTCTCAAGGCCTTCCTTGAG